Proteins from a genomic interval of Salinarchaeum sp. Harcht-Bsk1:
- a CDS encoding helix-turn-helix domain-containing protein, whose amino-acid sequence MSVDAAPEPADFDQVTGSERDTFPRPRAHGASVMNQLADLHADRSDPIAERGTLYDRALTYWREHVGDHEREPHVAVEEFEADWLPEGEYALVLTSSRWKAGTGRGDNYSAYYEQHLKLRRWAQNADGEEVLRKPPVALHVEIMPQFRDMVYKSGDPLECPHGEGTRLIGWSTYAESAFEIERRMYDALRAVYGRDAIDLDDRVHDSRRIAKAEAHIRFDIEKKAAAVETIDQTRQLIDWGGEAEIEAHQRRQQEGWLESKLESDRWHMLGFEPQEYSTELKVYQASQWSKRPRSDPLHHPKMEASYAGVDRGELPHVEEWDEVLGHLRTVVATHGRWAGIERGDLVADDFFDGDTAPPFDYERPTGRRSMLQRRYEDLATEIYREALKESTTAVYDILRVVAEETGATYDTLEDRTGLARSTVRYHVARLAEAGVVKRLGNPVLVAFVSRVVLEQAREIVREVRPDDLAEDMNERAEERRERREELREQDATEGDDEPDRGPVGGEEADRIGFEYLASLSATLSDVVLEYDRDELGDQDVRVRVDELPSRLR is encoded by the coding sequence GTGAGCGTCGATGCCGCCCCCGAGCCCGCTGACTTTGACCAGGTGACGGGCTCGGAGCGAGACACCTTCCCGCGTCCGAGGGCTCACGGCGCGAGCGTCATGAATCAACTGGCGGACCTCCACGCCGATCGGAGCGACCCGATAGCGGAACGCGGCACGCTCTACGACCGCGCCCTCACCTACTGGCGCGAGCACGTCGGTGACCACGAACGCGAGCCCCACGTCGCGGTGGAGGAGTTCGAGGCCGACTGGCTCCCGGAAGGTGAGTATGCGCTAGTGCTCACGTCGTCGCGCTGGAAGGCTGGCACCGGTCGCGGAGACAACTACAGCGCCTACTACGAGCAGCATCTGAAGCTCCGGCGATGGGCGCAGAACGCCGACGGCGAGGAGGTACTGCGAAAGCCACCCGTCGCGCTCCACGTCGAGATCATGCCCCAGTTCCGGGATATGGTCTACAAGTCCGGCGATCCGCTGGAGTGCCCGCACGGTGAAGGGACCCGACTCATCGGCTGGAGCACCTACGCCGAATCAGCCTTCGAGATCGAGCGCCGGATGTACGATGCGCTCCGGGCGGTCTACGGTCGCGACGCGATCGACCTCGACGACAGGGTACACGATTCGCGACGGATCGCGAAGGCCGAGGCGCATATCCGGTTCGATATTGAGAAGAAGGCCGCCGCGGTCGAGACGATCGATCAAACGCGCCAGCTCATCGACTGGGGCGGCGAAGCCGAGATCGAGGCTCACCAGCGCCGCCAGCAGGAGGGTTGGCTGGAGTCCAAGCTGGAGAGCGATCGATGGCACATGCTCGGTTTCGAGCCCCAGGAGTACAGTACGGAGCTCAAGGTCTACCAGGCGTCGCAGTGGTCGAAGCGGCCCCGTTCAGACCCGCTGCACCACCCGAAGATGGAGGCCTCATACGCCGGCGTGGATCGCGGTGAGTTGCCCCACGTCGAGGAGTGGGACGAGGTTCTGGGGCACCTCCGCACCGTCGTCGCGACGCATGGGCGATGGGCCGGCATCGAGCGCGGCGACCTTGTGGCAGACGACTTCTTCGACGGCGACACTGCGCCGCCCTTTGACTACGAGCGGCCGACTGGCCGCCGCTCGATGCTCCAGCGACGGTACGAGGACCTCGCTACGGAGATCTACCGGGAGGCCCTCAAGGAGTCCACTACGGCCGTCTACGATATCCTGCGCGTCGTCGCCGAGGAGACCGGAGCGACCTACGACACCCTTGAGGACCGCACCGGACTCGCCCGGTCGACGGTCCGCTACCACGTCGCGAGGCTTGCAGAGGCCGGCGTTGTGAAGCGCCTCGGCAATCCGGTGCTCGTGGCGTTCGTGAGCCGCGTCGTCCTGGAGCAAGCCCGCGAGATCGTTCGCGAGGTGCGCCCGGACGATCTGGCCGAGGACATGAACGAGCGCGCCGAGGAGCGCCGTGAGCGCCGCGAGGAGCTACGCGAGCAAGATGCTACCGAGGGCGACGACGAGCCCGACCGTGGGCCTGTGGGCGGCGAGGAGGCAGATCGCATCGGCTTCGAGTACCTCGCGAGCCTCAGCGCCACTCTTTCGGATGTGGTCCTCGAGTACGATCGCGACGAGCTTGGCGACCAGGACGTGAGAGTGCGCGTCGACGAGCTGCCGAGTCGACTCCGGTAG
- a CDS encoding helix-turn-helix domain-containing protein codes for MSGDGTDPHALHVTAEAREHQEGYSARENREIADHGGVIRDEQISRALAVRAIHYDPTNAERPGAMPGESKDLQKHREIRKIEGTETFRRAMENGDTPSVKHLVGDTSHQPDISGIKAIGAVDELIEGPAPVIVVLGEPGAGKTDFACLLAQRWRALQNEQSLVGTNIQTLQEANEWVDETGDVRDGWIPNHPTLVEWVKQDGSPLEHSQRPKLFIGDEFSSAASGSGEQGQKVRKKMGPTVFKIRKYGGALIYIGHDESSIHPMLWRLGKIVKKVSKKKAVVADRISGGQLKDVETTIEGVPPTDWRYNTKEESDWHWSRPSGAGQENGLDEEQAVKPVSMWTMVQCREQGMSPRATAEFVPYSHETVRNWLKEYDNDGEKRDWVDNVEAAIA; via the coding sequence ATGAGCGGCGACGGCACGGACCCGCACGCGCTACATGTCACCGCGGAGGCTCGCGAGCACCAGGAAGGCTACTCGGCGCGGGAGAACCGCGAGATAGCCGACCACGGCGGTGTGATCCGCGACGAGCAAATCAGCCGCGCGCTGGCCGTTCGGGCGATTCACTACGATCCGACCAACGCGGAGCGGCCCGGCGCGATGCCTGGCGAGTCGAAGGACCTCCAAAAGCACCGCGAGATTCGGAAGATCGAGGGCACCGAGACCTTTCGGCGGGCGATGGAGAACGGCGATACGCCGTCGGTGAAACACCTCGTCGGCGACACCAGCCACCAGCCCGACATCAGCGGCATCAAGGCCATCGGTGCCGTCGACGAGTTGATCGAAGGCCCCGCGCCGGTGATCGTGGTGCTCGGCGAGCCCGGCGCTGGAAAGACCGACTTCGCCTGCCTGCTCGCGCAACGCTGGCGGGCGCTCCAGAATGAGCAGAGCCTCGTCGGGACGAACATCCAGACGCTCCAGGAGGCAAACGAGTGGGTTGACGAGACCGGCGATGTACGGGACGGCTGGATTCCCAACCACCCGACGCTCGTCGAGTGGGTCAAACAGGACGGCAGTCCACTGGAGCACAGCCAGCGACCGAAGCTGTTCATCGGCGACGAGTTCTCGAGTGCGGCCAGCGGGAGCGGCGAGCAGGGCCAGAAGGTCCGCAAGAAGATGGGGCCGACGGTGTTCAAGATCCGCAAGTACGGCGGCGCACTCATCTATATCGGGCACGACGAGTCCTCGATTCACCCGATGCTGTGGCGACTCGGGAAGATCGTCAAGAAGGTGAGCAAGAAGAAGGCCGTCGTCGCGGATCGAATCAGCGGCGGCCAGCTGAAGGACGTCGAGACCACCATCGAGGGCGTCCCGCCGACTGACTGGCGGTACAACACGAAGGAAGAGAGCGACTGGCACTGGTCCCGGCCGAGCGGTGCCGGCCAGGAAAACGGCCTCGACGAGGAACAAGCCGTCAAGCCGGTCTCGATGTGGACTATGGTCCAGTGCCGCGAGCAGGGCATGTCGCCCCGCGCAACCGCCGAGTTCGTGCCCTACAGCCACGAGACCGTCCGAAACTGGCTCAAGGAGTACGACAACGACGGCGAGAAGCGTGATTGGGTTGACAACGTGGAGGCTGCGATCGCATGA
- a CDS encoding site-specific integrase, protein MNLREHDNRDDMKVWLSQADVAELLDRADGTHQRLAFALGSRCGLRSHEVLDVAPEHVVETDAGTVLRVWHGKGDQFRETPVPRDLATTIRTVADVRDAPASSSLLNVTSTRSLRRWLRSSAEELAENTGEAGWNHLAFHDLRRTWATSLAASDVDPLLVCDWGGWNDLETFLDHYRGTYSPEAQRREREKVDWL, encoded by the coding sequence ATGAATCTCCGCGAGCACGACAACCGAGACGATATGAAGGTCTGGCTCAGCCAGGCCGACGTTGCAGAGCTCCTCGATCGCGCCGACGGCACACACCAGCGCCTCGCATTCGCGTTAGGTTCGCGCTGTGGACTCCGATCCCACGAGGTCCTCGACGTAGCGCCCGAGCACGTCGTCGAGACCGACGCCGGCACTGTCCTGCGAGTCTGGCACGGAAAGGGCGATCAATTCCGTGAGACGCCCGTACCGCGCGATCTCGCGACGACCATTCGGACCGTCGCCGACGTGCGCGACGCGCCGGCGAGCAGCTCGCTCCTCAACGTCACCAGCACGCGATCACTCCGGCGGTGGCTCCGATCGTCCGCTGAGGAGCTGGCCGAGAACACTGGAGAGGCCGGCTGGAATCACCTCGCGTTTCACGATCTCCGGCGCACGTGGGCTACTTCGCTTGCCGCCTCGGACGTGGATCCGCTATTGGTCTGTGACTGGGGCGGATGGAACGACCTGGAGACTTTCCTCGATCACTACCGCGGAACGTACTCCCCGGAAGCACAGCGACGGGAACGGGAGAAAGTTGACTGGTTGTGA
- a CDS encoding site-specific integrase: MRGKRDLGPREARERFLDRRRAENTERTVRTYDNRLTAFVEFCEENGIESMSRLSGWDLDEYRADREADEISPTTLRGSLVAVKQLLDYCEDLGIVEDGLAEKVNPPTLDRSEESSDQQLAHEDAEELIEFYRRDRTWKGRPEHAVLEVAWHVGCRMSGLRALDLRDYDPDAQTLEFRHRPPHTRLKNKEAGERVVGISEQVVAALETYIARERVDKRDDQGREPLFCARQGRPSDSTFRAWSYMGTQPCLVEQCPHGNRRETCDYTRRNFSSKCPSSRALHAVRTGSITWQLLQGLDIETVAKRVNAQPATIRRHYYKAGLHEEFEELRADTTLKLDIEDTNE; encoded by the coding sequence GTGAGGGGGAAGCGGGACCTGGGTCCCCGCGAGGCGCGCGAGCGTTTCCTCGATCGCCGCCGCGCGGAGAACACGGAGCGGACCGTCCGGACCTACGACAACCGCCTCACAGCGTTCGTCGAGTTCTGTGAGGAGAACGGCATCGAGTCGATGAGCAGGCTGTCGGGTTGGGATCTCGACGAGTACCGGGCTGACCGGGAAGCGGACGAGATCTCCCCGACGACCCTCCGCGGTTCGCTCGTCGCAGTGAAGCAGCTCCTCGACTACTGCGAGGATCTCGGGATCGTCGAGGACGGTCTCGCCGAGAAGGTCAACCCGCCAACCCTGGATCGCTCCGAGGAGTCGAGCGACCAACAACTCGCGCACGAGGACGCCGAGGAGTTGATCGAGTTTTACCGGCGGGACCGAACCTGGAAGGGTCGACCGGAGCACGCGGTGCTCGAAGTCGCGTGGCACGTGGGCTGCCGAATGAGCGGCCTGCGAGCCCTCGATCTCCGCGACTACGACCCCGACGCGCAGACGCTCGAATTCCGTCACCGACCGCCGCACACTCGGCTGAAGAACAAGGAGGCCGGTGAGCGCGTCGTCGGGATCTCCGAGCAGGTGGTCGCCGCGCTGGAGACCTACATCGCCCGAGAGCGGGTGGACAAGCGCGACGACCAGGGGCGCGAGCCGCTGTTTTGCGCCCGGCAAGGCCGCCCGTCCGACTCCACGTTCCGCGCCTGGAGCTACATGGGAACGCAGCCGTGCCTGGTGGAGCAGTGCCCCCACGGGAACCGTCGGGAGACCTGCGACTACACCCGCCGGAACTTCTCGAGTAAGTGCCCGAGCAGCCGGGCTCTCCACGCGGTGCGGACTGGCAGCATCACCTGGCAGCTTCTCCAGGGCCTCGATATCGAGACCGTCGCCAAGCGTGTGAATGCGCAACCGGCGACGATCCGCCGGCACTACTACAAGGCCGGTTTGCACGAGGAGTTCGAGGAGCTGCGAGCGGACACGACACTGAAACTTGACATAGAGGACACCAATGAGTGA